A stretch of Acidobacteriota bacterium DNA encodes these proteins:
- a CDS encoding cyclase family protein, with translation MSLPEHLPTFDELPIKSDAPPHSAWGVFGDDDQIGTLNLLTPERVAAAARLVQRGEVFALNWALELPDPPLFARAALRHTINKRRHNVFDDVYDNFNTQSSSQWDGLTHFGHREYGFYNGVTAEQITGATGTRNGIEHWARRGIAGRGVLVDYAHYAAAHSIEFKPGERAPITAAQIQAAADWQGLRFEIGDILLLRTGWIEWYNALNLEERTALAQPGAFSACGIEQSEDSLRFLWDNHFAAIAGDQPAFEAYPPLPHADGKPGEMLHSTIIGLWGMPIGEMFTLDALAAACVADGRYEVFFTSAPLNKRGGVASPPNALALK, from the coding sequence ATGAGCTTACCCGAACACTTACCGACTTTTGACGAATTGCCGATTAAATCGGACGCGCCGCCGCATTCGGCTTGGGGCGTCTTTGGCGACGATGATCAAATCGGAACGCTGAATCTGTTGACGCCGGAACGCGTTGCCGCTGCCGCACGGCTGGTGCAACGCGGTGAAGTCTTCGCGCTGAACTGGGCGTTGGAATTGCCCGATCCGCCGCTGTTCGCGCGCGCGGCGTTGCGGCATACGATCAACAAGCGGCGGCACAATGTGTTTGACGATGTCTACGACAACTTCAACACGCAATCGTCGTCGCAATGGGATGGGCTGACGCATTTCGGCCATCGCGAATACGGCTTTTATAACGGCGTCACTGCCGAACAAATCACCGGCGCAACGGGCACGCGCAACGGCATCGAACACTGGGCGCGGCGCGGCATTGCGGGGCGCGGCGTGCTGGTGGATTACGCGCATTATGCCGCCGCGCACAGTATCGAATTCAAACCGGGCGAACGTGCGCCAATCACGGCGGCGCAAATCCAAGCGGCGGCGGATTGGCAGGGCCTGCGCTTTGAGATCGGCGACATCCTGCTGCTGCGCACGGGCTGGATCGAATGGTATAACGCGCTGAACCTCGAAGAACGCACGGCACTGGCGCAACCCGGCGCGTTCAGCGCGTGCGGCATCGAGCAAAGTGAAGACTCGTTGCGCTTTCTTTGGGACAATCATTTCGCCGCCATTGCCGGTGATCAGCCGGCGTTTGAAGCTTATCCGCCACTGCCCCATGCCGACGGCAAACCCGGTGAGATGCTGCACAGCACGATCATCGGCCTGTGGGGCATGCCCATCGGCGAGATGTTTACCTTGGATGCGCTGGCCGCGGCGTGCGTGGCGGATGGGCGTTACGAAGTTTTCTTTACCTCCGCCCCGCTCAATAAACGCGGTGGCGTCGCTTCACCGCCCAATGCGCTGGCGTTGAAATGA
- a CDS encoding sigma 54-interacting transcriptional regulator, giving the protein MELESLQTVSLALAQERSVETVLQQIVEGLVAQPGVALARLWLKAPGDICAGCPMKLECPNQTECLHLMASAGKPTKAGVEDWARLEGDFRRFPLGVRKIGKIGATGEPLLLADIRQESAWIARPKWAESEGLRSFAGQPLIFRGEILGVLAVFSRQTLQPQEFTWLRMFADHAAVALSNSRAFAEIERLREQLKLENDYLREEAKQERLFGDIVGESPALHKVLDQITLVAQSEANVLVLGESGTGKELIARAIHERSPRAAGPLVKVNCASIPHDLFESEFFGHVRGAFTGAIRDRVGRFQLADGGTLFLDEVGEIPLDLQSKLLRVLQEGTFERVGEEKTRRTNVRIVAATNRDLRREIEAGTFRQDLFFRLSVFPIELPPLRERRADIPLLVHHFILAASKQARCGQLQVTGEQMQRLQNYAWPGNVRELQNVIERAMILSSCGAQPLNLNLILPPDEAAVAAPVAKHIEPAPAFLTQAEWEAQERANLLAALAAANGKIYGAGGAAELLGVKPTTLASRLQSLGIKKMRG; this is encoded by the coding sequence ATGGAACTCGAATCGCTACAAACTGTGTCGCTGGCGCTTGCGCAGGAGCGTTCGGTCGAAACCGTGTTGCAACAAATCGTCGAGGGGCTGGTTGCACAACCCGGCGTCGCCCTGGCGCGGCTGTGGCTGAAGGCTCCGGGCGATATTTGCGCGGGATGCCCGATGAAATTGGAGTGCCCAAATCAAACGGAATGTCTGCACCTGATGGCGAGCGCGGGCAAACCCACGAAAGCAGGCGTCGAAGATTGGGCGCGCTTGGAGGGCGACTTTCGGCGCTTTCCGCTGGGCGTGCGCAAGATCGGCAAGATTGGTGCAACAGGCGAGCCGTTGTTGCTGGCGGACATACGGCAGGAAAGCGCGTGGATTGCGCGTCCGAAATGGGCCGAGAGCGAAGGCCTTCGGTCGTTCGCCGGGCAGCCGCTGATCTTTCGCGGAGAAATTTTGGGTGTGCTGGCAGTGTTCAGCCGCCAGACATTGCAGCCCCAAGAGTTCACCTGGTTGCGCATGTTCGCCGATCACGCGGCGGTCGCGTTGTCCAACAGTCGCGCCTTTGCTGAGATTGAACGGCTGCGCGAACAACTGAAACTCGAAAACGATTACCTGCGCGAAGAGGCCAAGCAGGAACGCTTGTTCGGTGACATTGTCGGTGAGAGTCCGGCGCTGCATAAAGTGCTCGACCAGATCACGCTCGTCGCGCAAAGCGAAGCGAATGTTTTGGTGCTGGGCGAATCTGGCACTGGCAAAGAATTGATCGCCCGCGCCATTCACGAACGCAGCCCGCGTGCGGCGGGGCCGCTGGTCAAAGTGAACTGCGCTTCGATCCCGCACGATTTGTTCGAGAGTGAGTTTTTCGGCCACGTGCGCGGCGCCTTCACCGGCGCGATTCGTGATCGCGTGGGCCGGTTTCAACTCGCGGACGGCGGCACGCTCTTTCTCGATGAAGTCGGCGAAATCCCGCTGGATTTGCAAAGCAAGCTCTTGCGCGTCTTGCAGGAAGGCACTTTCGAGCGCGTCGGCGAAGAGAAAACGCGCCGCACCAACGTGCGCATCGTCGCGGCGACCAATCGCGATTTGCGCCGCGAGATCGAAGCCGGAACGTTCCGTCAGGATTTGTTTTTCCGCCTGAGCGTCTTCCCGATTGAATTGCCACCATTGCGCGAACGCCGCGCCGACATTCCCCTGCTCGTGCATCACTTCATTCTGGCAGCGAGCAAGCAAGCGCGTTGCGGCCAGTTGCAGGTTACGGGTGAACAAATGCAACGGCTGCAAAATTACGCCTGGCCCGGCAACGTGCGCGAACTGCAAAACGTCATCGAACGCGCCATGATTCTTTCCAGTTGCGGGGCACAACCGCTCAACCTGAACCTGATTTTGCCGCCGGATGAAGCGGCTGTTGCCGCGCCGGTAGCCAAACACATTGAACCCGCCCCCGCCTTTCTCACCCAAGCGGAATGGGAAGCGCAGGAACGCGCTAACCTGCTGGCCGCGCTCGCAGCGGCGAACGGGAAGATTTATGGCGCGGGTGGCGCGGCGGAATTGCTGGGCGTTAAACCCACGACGCTGGCGTCACGTTTGCAGTCCCTTGGCATTAAGAAAATGCGCGGCTGA
- a CDS encoding carboxymuconolactone decarboxylase family protein: MPRLNAIDPKEATGQAKELLDGVKAKIGMVPNLMRTFANSPAALAGYLNFSGALSGGLLEGKLREQIALAVADANSCEYCLAAHTAIGKMVGLNENELVASRKASSTDAKTNAALMFAHQLVVKRGEVDDSDVRTVRAAGFGDGEITEIVANVALNIFTNYFNHVAQTVVDFPKVALAARNASYRP, translated from the coding sequence ATGCCTAGACTGAACGCGATTGATCCCAAAGAAGCGACCGGCCAAGCCAAAGAATTGCTGGACGGCGTCAAAGCCAAAATCGGAATGGTGCCGAACTTAATGCGCACCTTTGCCAATTCACCGGCGGCGCTCGCGGGCTATTTGAATTTTAGCGGCGCGCTCAGCGGCGGCTTGCTCGAGGGCAAGTTGCGCGAGCAGATCGCGTTGGCTGTGGCTGATGCCAATAGTTGCGAATACTGCCTGGCGGCGCATACCGCCATTGGCAAAATGGTTGGCCTGAACGAAAACGAACTCGTCGCCAGCCGCAAAGCCAGTTCGACCGATGCAAAGACGAACGCGGCGCTGATGTTCGCGCACCAGCTTGTGGTCAAACGCGGTGAAGTGGACGACAGCGATGTGCGCACGGTGCGCGCCGCCGGGTTCGGCGACGGCGAAATCACTGAGATCGTCGCCAACGTCGCGCTGAACATCTTCACCAACTATTTCAACCACGTCGCGCAAACCGTCGTGGATTTTCCGAAGGTCGCACTGGCCGCCAGGAACGCGAGCTATAGACCTTAA